A window of the Sphingobium sp. CAP-1 genome harbors these coding sequences:
- the fmt gene encoding methionyl-tRNA formyltransferase, translating to MRIIYMGTPDFAVPALDALVTAGHDIVAVYSQPPRPAGRGKGLRASPVHVRAEALGIEVRTPVSLKEAEVQAAFAALDADVTVVAAYGLILPRAVLDAPRHGCMNIHASLLPRWRGAAPIQRAILSGDNVTGVTIMDMAAGLDTGPMRAKHVTPVEGKTAGQLTAELAQAGADLMVEVLDDLTLHPPMAQPDDGVTYAAKIDKAESRIDFARGAHQVERQVRAFNPFPGAFFEYRGERFRILTAHIEHHGGTPGEMLDDSLLIGCGHDAIRPTLIQRAGKGAMTPGELLRGYEMPAGSRVDGGADR from the coding sequence ATGCGTATCATCTATATGGGCACCCCCGATTTCGCCGTGCCGGCGCTGGACGCGCTGGTGACGGCGGGTCATGACATCGTCGCGGTCTACAGCCAGCCACCCCGCCCCGCCGGGCGCGGCAAGGGGTTGCGCGCGTCGCCGGTGCATGTCCGTGCCGAGGCGCTGGGGATCGAGGTCCGCACGCCCGTTTCCCTGAAGGAGGCCGAGGTGCAGGCGGCCTTCGCCGCGCTGGACGCCGATGTCACGGTGGTCGCCGCCTATGGGCTGATCCTGCCGCGCGCGGTGCTGGACGCGCCGCGCCATGGCTGCATGAACATCCACGCATCGCTGCTGCCGCGCTGGCGCGGGGCGGCGCCGATCCAGCGGGCGATCCTGTCGGGCGACAATGTAACCGGCGTGACGATCATGGACATGGCGGCGGGGCTGGACACCGGGCCGATGCGCGCCAAGCATGTCACCCCGGTCGAGGGCAAGACCGCCGGCCAGTTGACCGCCGAACTGGCGCAGGCCGGCGCGGACCTGATGGTCGAGGTGCTGGACGACCTGACGCTGCACCCGCCAATGGCCCAGCCGGACGACGGCGTCACCTATGCCGCCAAGATCGACAAGGCGGAATCGCGGATCGACTTCGCCAGGGGCGCGCATCAGGTCGAGCGGCAGGTTCGCGCCTTCAACCCCTTCCCCGGCGCCTTCTTCGAATATCGCGGCGAACGTTTCCGCATCCTGACGGCGCATATCGAGCATCATGGCGGCACACCGGGCGAAATGCTGGACGACAGCCTGCTGATCGGCTGCGGCCATGACGCGATCCGCCCGACACTGATCCAGCGCGCGGGCAAGGGCGCGATGACGCCGGGCGAGTTGCTGCGCGGTTACGAAATGCCGGCGGGGAGCCGGGTGGATGGTGGCGCGGACAGATGA
- a CDS encoding GGDEF domain-containing protein: MSRLSHDAFSLTRDSKPLLVSDDRFRPCPSIVAELARAQRRFEATFQHAPVGIAHVALDGRFLQVNPRFCAISGYDGDTLLRTGFQQITHPDDLNADEALLARLNAGEIPRYAMEKRYIRVDGTVIWINLTVAMVRDEDDRPEFYLAVIEDLSELRKASFEAVHDPLTGLLNRRGFACRAKDMLAAGVHRGEGVSLLFLDLDGFKQLNDEQGHAAGDACLTDIAQLLREQASGDDVLARIGGDEFLLLFACGDAAEAGEYAEAARRSLAGFGMGISGSFGLVTTDAPDLADLDRLIACADDAMRAAKRNGKNQVCATAFI; the protein is encoded by the coding sequence ATGAGCAGATTGTCCCACGACGCTTTTTCGTTGACCCGCGATAGCAAACCTTTGCTGGTGAGCGATGATCGATTCCGGCCTTGCCCCTCGATCGTGGCGGAACTGGCGCGGGCGCAACGCCGGTTCGAAGCGACCTTCCAACATGCGCCGGTCGGCATCGCGCATGTCGCGCTCGACGGCCGTTTCCTGCAAGTCAATCCGCGTTTCTGCGCGATCAGCGGCTATGATGGCGACACGCTGCTCCGCACCGGCTTCCAGCAGATCACCCATCCCGATGATCTGAACGCCGATGAAGCGCTGCTCGCGCGCCTCAATGCCGGCGAGATTCCGCGCTATGCGATGGAGAAACGCTATATCCGTGTCGACGGAACGGTCATCTGGATCAATCTGACCGTGGCGATGGTCCGTGACGAGGATGACAGGCCGGAATTTTACCTGGCGGTGATCGAGGATCTGTCCGAATTGCGCAAGGCCAGCTTCGAAGCGGTGCATGACCCGCTGACCGGACTGCTCAACCGTCGCGGCTTCGCCTGCCGGGCGAAGGATATGCTGGCCGCCGGCGTGCATCGGGGGGAGGGGGTCAGCCTGCTGTTCCTCGACCTTGACGGTTTCAAACAGTTGAATGACGAACAGGGCCATGCCGCCGGCGATGCCTGTCTGACCGACATCGCCCAGTTGCTCAGGGAGCAGGCGAGCGGCGACGATGTGCTGGCGCGCATCGGCGGCGACGAATTTCTCCTCCTCTTCGCCTGTGGCGATGCGGCAGAAGCCGGTGAATATGCGGAAGCCGCACGCCGGTCCCTGGCCGGCTTTGGCATGGGCATCAGCGGCAGCTTCGGCCTCGTCACGACCGATGCGCCCGATCTGGCCGATCTCGACCGGCTGATCGCCTGCGCCGACGATGCGATGCGCGCGGCCAAGCGCAACGGCAAGAATCAGGTCTGCGCCACCGCCTTCATTTAA
- a CDS encoding queuosine precursor transporter: MSDGAVHRVDAGALGARPLRYYDFFMAAFVAILLLSNLIGAAKLSTLGGFTFGAGILFFPLGYVIGDVLTEVYGYARARRCVWAGFGAMLFMALMSWVVVALPPADGWPDQKAYEAVFGSTWRIVFASLCAFWAGEFANSFVLAKMKLLTQGRHLWMRTIGSTIVGQGVDSLIFYPLAFYGDWTNAQVLTVMVTNWGMKCLWEAALTPVTYAVVNFLKRREGLDVYDAGTDFTPFRARL, from the coding sequence ATGAGCGATGGGGCGGTTCACAGGGTCGATGCCGGGGCGCTGGGCGCGCGTCCGCTGCGCTATTATGATTTCTTCATGGCGGCCTTCGTCGCCATCCTCCTCCTGTCCAACCTGATCGGCGCGGCCAAGCTGTCGACGCTCGGCGGTTTCACCTTCGGCGCGGGCATTCTTTTCTTTCCGCTGGGCTATGTGATCGGCGACGTGCTGACCGAAGTCTATGGCTATGCCCGCGCGCGCCGTTGCGTCTGGGCGGGGTTCGGCGCGATGCTGTTCATGGCGCTGATGAGCTGGGTGGTGGTGGCGCTGCCGCCGGCCGACGGCTGGCCCGACCAGAAGGCCTATGAAGCCGTGTTCGGCAGCACCTGGCGCATCGTATTCGCCTCTCTCTGCGCCTTCTGGGCCGGTGAGTTCGCCAACAGTTTCGTGCTGGCGAAGATGAAGCTGCTGACGCAGGGGCGGCATCTGTGGATGCGCACGATCGGCTCGACCATCGTCGGGCAGGGGGTGGACAGCCTGATCTTCTATCCCCTCGCTTTCTACGGCGACTGGACCAATGCGCAGGTGCTGACCGTGATGGTGACGAACTGGGGCATGAAATGCCTGTGGGAAGCGGCGCTCACGCCCGTCACCTACGCCGTGGTCAATTTCCTCAAGCGCCGGGAAGGGCTGGACGTGTACGACGCCGGCACCGATTTCACCCCTTTCCGCGCCCGCCTCTGA
- the pstB gene encoding phosphate ABC transporter ATP-binding protein PstB, with translation MTEAQTNLTIENPKMSARDVKVFYGEKQAIKGVSIDVDMDNVTAFIGPSGCGKSTFLRTLNRMNDTVASARVEGEITLDGEDIYAASMDVVQLRARVGMVFQKPNPFPKSIYENIAYGPRIHGLAAAKADLDVVVEKSLRRAGLWDEVKDRLHDSGTALSGGQQQRLCIGRAIAVEPEVILMDEPCSALDPIATAKIEELIHELRGRYAIVIVTHNMQQAARVSQRTAFFHLGELVEYGVTSDIFTNPRQERTKDYITGRYG, from the coding sequence ATGACAGAAGCACAAACCAACCTGACCATCGAAAATCCGAAGATGTCGGCCCGCGATGTCAAGGTATTCTATGGCGAGAAGCAGGCGATCAAGGGCGTGTCGATCGATGTCGACATGGACAATGTCACTGCTTTCATCGGCCCGTCGGGCTGTGGCAAGTCGACCTTCCTGCGCACGCTCAACCGCATGAACGACACCGTCGCATCGGCGCGGGTCGAGGGCGAGATCACGCTGGACGGCGAGGATATCTACGCCGCCTCGATGGACGTGGTGCAACTGCGCGCGCGGGTCGGCATGGTGTTCCAGAAGCCCAATCCCTTCCCCAAGTCGATCTACGAGAATATCGCCTATGGCCCGCGCATCCACGGCCTGGCCGCGGCGAAGGCGGATCTGGACGTGGTCGTGGAGAAATCGCTGCGCCGCGCAGGCCTGTGGGACGAGGTGAAGGACCGGCTGCATGACAGCGGCACCGCGCTTTCGGGTGGCCAGCAGCAGCGCCTGTGCATCGGCCGCGCGATCGCGGTGGAGCCGGAGGTCATCCTGATGGACGAGCCTTGCTCGGCGCTCGACCCGATCGCCACCGCCAAGATCGAGGAACTGATCCACGAACTGCGCGGCCGCTATGCGATCGTCATCGTCACCCACAATATGCAGCAGGCCGCGCGCGTGTCGCAACGGACCGCCTTCTTCCATCTGGGCGAGCTGGTCGAATATGGCGTGACATCCGACATCTTCACCAATCCCCGCCAGGAGCGGACCAAGGATTATATCACCGGTCGTTACGGCTGA
- the pstA gene encoding phosphate ABC transporter permease PstA, translating to MTATRNPTDWKSEAMRRRIGRRYAAERRFKLAGLFAVLLSAAFLAFLLITMMGNGLRGFTRTEIALKIDFPASPLLLDPNAITDEALNQANLPMVTGAVAKKALGADADALLAPTAWVSIRDAIRADPKILGRTETIDVPASTAIDLAAKSKGSPEAEAQVARLKQQGVLSTAFNGSFLTASDGTDPTQVGIWGAFKGSLLTMLVTLALSFPIGVATALYLEEYARKNWLTDIIEVSINNLAAVPSIIFGLLGLSIFLNFLSLPRSAALVGGMTLALMTMPVIVIAGRNAIKSVPPSIRDAALGIGASPVQVVFHHVLPLALPGILTGTIIGMARALGETAPLLMIGMRAFIATPPGGITDPATVLPVQIFLWSDEVSKGFVEKTSAAIIVLLAFLLAMNGLAIYLRNKFETRW from the coding sequence ATGACCGCTACTCGCAACCCGACCGACTGGAAGTCGGAGGCGATGCGCAGGCGGATCGGCCGGCGCTATGCCGCCGAACGCCGCTTCAAGCTGGCCGGCCTGTTCGCCGTGCTGCTGAGCGCCGCCTTCCTCGCCTTCCTGCTCATCACCATGATGGGCAACGGCCTGCGCGGCTTCACCCGCACCGAAATCGCGCTCAAGATCGACTTCCCGGCCTCGCCGCTGCTGCTCGATCCCAACGCCATCACCGACGAGGCGCTCAATCAGGCGAACCTGCCGATGGTGACGGGCGCCGTGGCGAAGAAGGCGCTGGGCGCGGACGCCGACGCGCTGCTGGCGCCGACCGCCTGGGTCAGCATCCGCGACGCGATTCGGGCCGATCCCAAGATATTGGGCCGGACCGAGACGATCGACGTGCCCGCCTCTACCGCAATCGATCTGGCCGCCAAGAGCAAGGGATCGCCGGAGGCCGAAGCGCAGGTCGCGCGGCTGAAGCAGCAGGGCGTGCTGTCGACCGCCTTCAACGGCAGCTTCCTGACCGCCAGCGACGGCACCGATCCGACGCAGGTGGGCATTTGGGGCGCGTTCAAGGGATCGTTGCTGACGATGCTGGTGACGCTGGCATTGAGCTTCCCGATCGGCGTCGCCACGGCGCTCTATCTGGAGGAATATGCGCGCAAGAACTGGCTGACCGACATTATCGAAGTGTCGATCAACAATCTGGCCGCTGTCCCCTCGATCATCTTCGGTCTGCTCGGCCTGTCGATCTTCCTCAATTTCCTGAGCCTGCCGCGATCGGCGGCGCTGGTCGGCGGCATGACGCTGGCGCTGATGACGATGCCCGTCATCGTCATCGCCGGCCGCAATGCGATCAAGTCGGTGCCGCCCAGCATCCGCGACGCCGCGCTCGGCATCGGCGCAAGCCCGGTGCAGGTGGTGTTCCACCATGTGCTGCCGCTGGCGCTGCCCGGCATCCTGACCGGCACGATCATCGGCATGGCCCGCGCGCTGGGCGAAACGGCGCCGCTGCTGATGATCGGGATGCGCGCCTTCATCGCCACCCCGCCGGGCGGGATCACCGATCCAGCGACGGTGCTGCCGGTGCAGATCTTCCTCTGGTCGGACGAAGTCTCCAAGGGTTTCGTCGAAAAGACCTCCGCCGCGATCATCGTCCTGCTGGCCTTCCTGCTGGCGATGAACGGCCTCGCCATCTACCTGCGCAACAAGTTTGAAACACGGTGGTAA
- the recR gene encoding recombination mediator RecR yields the protein MASPEIETLTQALSRLPGLGPRSARRAVLHLLKKREGAMEPLLRALAAVNDRLVTCHVCGNVDTVDPCGICADHRRDPRALCVVEDVSDLWALDRSRLFPGRFHVLGGRLSALEGVRPEDLSIDALVTRLEAGGIDEVVLAMNATLEGQTTAHYLAERLERFPIRLTQLAHGVPVGGELDYLDEGTLAQALRARRPVG from the coding sequence ATGGCATCCCCTGAAATCGAGACGCTGACCCAAGCGCTGTCCCGCCTGCCCGGCCTTGGCCCCCGATCGGCGCGGCGCGCGGTGCTGCATCTGCTCAAGAAGCGCGAGGGCGCGATGGAGCCGCTGCTGCGCGCGTTGGCGGCGGTGAATGACCGGCTCGTCACCTGCCATGTCTGCGGCAATGTCGACACGGTCGATCCCTGCGGCATCTGCGCCGATCATCGCCGCGATCCGCGTGCGCTGTGCGTGGTGGAGGATGTGTCGGACCTGTGGGCGCTCGACCGGTCGCGCCTCTTCCCCGGCCGCTTCCATGTGCTGGGCGGCCGCCTCTCCGCGCTGGAGGGGGTGCGGCCGGAGGATCTCTCCATCGACGCGCTCGTCACCCGGCTGGAAGCGGGCGGCATCGACGAAGTGGTGCTGGCGATGAACGCCACGCTGGAGGGGCAGACCACCGCCCATTATCTCGCCGAGCGGCTGGAGCGCTTCCCGATCCGCCTGACCCAGCTTGCCCATGGCGTGCCGGTCGGCGGCGAACTCGACTATCTGGACGAAGGCACGCTGGCGCAGGCGCTGCGGGCAAGGCGGCCGGTGGGGTAG
- the truA gene encoding tRNA pseudouridine(38-40) synthase TruA, producing MTRFAFTVEFDGRPFMGWQRQAHGPSVQQAIEDAIFAVTGERAVIHAAGRTDAGVHGIGMRAHAEVAKNIPPFRLMEAVNARLRPDPVAILACEAVADDWHARFSCIGRSYVYRIANRRAPLTFERGLAWRVIQPLDADAMQAAAQILVGRHDFTTFRSAHCQAQSPVKSLDRLDVARDGDRIAIHAAARSFLHHQVRSMVGCLAMVGMGRWSAADLRAALEARDRAALGLNAPPDGLYFVRADYPA from the coding sequence ATGACCCGCTTCGCCTTCACCGTGGAATTTGACGGACGCCCCTTCATGGGCTGGCAGCGGCAGGCGCATGGGCCGAGCGTGCAGCAGGCCATCGAGGATGCGATCTTCGCCGTCACCGGCGAACGCGCGGTGATCCATGCGGCCGGGCGCACCGACGCCGGGGTGCATGGGATCGGGATGCGCGCCCATGCGGAGGTCGCAAAGAATATTCCGCCCTTTCGCCTGATGGAGGCAGTGAACGCCCGGCTGCGCCCCGATCCGGTGGCGATCCTGGCGTGCGAGGCGGTCGCGGACGACTGGCACGCGCGCTTTTCCTGTATCGGCCGGTCCTATGTCTACCGCATCGCCAACCGGCGCGCGCCACTGACCTTTGAGCGGGGGCTGGCGTGGCGGGTGATCCAGCCGCTCGACGCGGACGCGATGCAGGCGGCGGCGCAGATACTGGTCGGGCGGCATGATTTCACCACCTTCCGGTCCGCCCATTGCCAGGCGCAAAGCCCGGTCAAGTCGCTCGACCGGCTGGATGTGGCGCGCGATGGCGACCGCATCGCCATCCACGCGGCGGCCCGATCCTTCCTGCATCATCAGGTGCGATCGATGGTCGGATGCCTGGCGATGGTCGGCATGGGCCGGTGGAGCGCAGCCGATCTGCGCGCCGCACTGGAAGCGAGGGATCGCGCGGCGCTGGGCCTGAACGCACCGCCGGACGGGCTGTATTTCGTGCGGGCGGACTATCCCGCCTAA
- the def gene encoding peptide deformylase, giving the protein MAILPILEAPDPRLRSISTPVEAIDDDLQRLIDDMFETMYDAPGIGLAAIQVGVPKRVLVIDLQEPESDAEDAPPVKKPMVFINPQILKGSEELSVYQEGCLSVPDQYAEVERPAVIRASWMDREGRIHEEQLEGLLATCLQHEMDHLEGILFIDHLSRLKRDMLMKKLTKARRAA; this is encoded by the coding sequence ATGGCCATTCTTCCGATCCTTGAGGCGCCCGATCCGCGCCTGCGCAGCATTTCGACCCCGGTGGAGGCGATCGATGACGATCTCCAGCGGCTGATCGACGATATGTTCGAAACCATGTATGACGCGCCGGGCATCGGTCTGGCCGCAATTCAGGTCGGCGTGCCCAAGCGGGTGCTGGTGATCGATCTTCAGGAACCGGAATCGGATGCGGAGGATGCGCCGCCGGTCAAAAAGCCGATGGTGTTCATCAACCCGCAAATCCTCAAAGGGTCCGAAGAATTGTCGGTCTATCAGGAAGGCTGCCTGTCGGTCCCCGACCAATATGCCGAAGTGGAGCGCCCTGCGGTGATCCGCGCCAGTTGGATGGACCGCGAAGGCCGCATCCATGAGGAGCAACTGGAAGGGCTGCTCGCCACCTGCCTCCAGCATGAGATGGATCATCTGGAGGGTATTCTTTTCATCGATCATCTGTCGCGGCTGAAGCGCGACATGCTGATGAAGAAACTGACCAAGGCCCGCCGCGCCGCCTGA
- the phoU gene encoding phosphate signaling complex protein PhoU, translated as MAEHTIKAFDQEMDTLRGLIAEMGGRAEAAIEHAMLALQRQDKILAAEVVADDKRIDAIEAEVEKLAIEIIALRAPMANDLRDVIAALKIVSVVERIGDYAKNIAKRVPLIATNTRTLEPISLLPSMGQVAGEMVHDALNAFAARDADLALAVVERDTVVDDFYNSVFRTLVTFMVENPKTISECAHLLFIAKNIERIGDHATNVAEMVYYAATGQTLPERERGADLQPED; from the coding sequence ATGGCAGAACATACGATCAAGGCGTTCGATCAGGAAATGGACACGCTGCGCGGGCTGATCGCCGAAATGGGCGGTCGGGCCGAAGCGGCGATCGAACATGCGATGCTGGCGCTGCAACGCCAGGACAAGATATTGGCGGCAGAAGTCGTCGCCGACGACAAGCGGATCGACGCGATCGAGGCGGAAGTCGAAAAGCTGGCGATCGAGATCATCGCCCTGCGCGCGCCGATGGCCAATGACCTGCGCGACGTGATCGCCGCGCTCAAGATCGTCAGCGTCGTGGAACGCATCGGCGACTATGCCAAGAATATCGCCAAGCGCGTGCCGCTGATCGCGACCAACACCCGCACGCTGGAGCCGATTTCGCTGCTGCCGTCGATGGGGCAGGTCGCGGGCGAAATGGTGCATGATGCGCTCAACGCCTTCGCCGCGCGCGACGCCGATCTGGCGCTGGCGGTGGTCGAACGCGACACGGTGGTCGACGATTTCTACAACAGCGTGTTCCGCACGCTGGTCACTTTCATGGTCGAAAATCCCAAGACGATCAGCGAATGCGCGCATCTGCTGTTCATCGCCAAGAATATCGAGCGGATCGGCGACCACGCCACCAATGTCGCGGAAATGGTCTATTACGCCGCCACCGGCCAGACCCTGCCGGAACGCGAGCGCGGCGCCGACTTGCAGCCGGAGGACTGA
- a CDS encoding OmpA family protein, with the protein MGIISRSPKYLLSLALLSGASAGSLSAQTQEPPAADVSATVAMPAPAEATEGPEIRGIISARSGDRMQVTAADGARSVITINDATKISASKGFFGLSRNRLAATSLLNGLPVTVKTLQSGEGLVASQIKLQNKDLKTASMIRNGTEQGFAEQTAATEALKGRMGEIDQYNVKATTNVNFDTGKAVLSAQAKNDLCAAANTANGMSNALLLVVGYTDSTGSEDFNQELSEKRAGRVVNYLQQACGWKPYRMLTPTGMAEADPMASNDTIEGKAQNRRVAVNILVSKAVDGF; encoded by the coding sequence ATGGGTATCATTTCCAGGAGTCCGAAATATCTCTTGTCGCTGGCGCTGCTGTCCGGGGCGTCGGCGGGTAGCCTGTCCGCGCAGACGCAGGAGCCGCCCGCAGCCGACGTGTCCGCGACCGTCGCCATGCCGGCGCCGGCGGAAGCGACGGAGGGACCGGAAATCAGGGGCATCATTTCCGCGCGCAGCGGCGACCGGATGCAGGTGACGGCCGCCGACGGCGCCAGGTCCGTCATCACCATCAACGACGCCACCAAGATCAGCGCCAGCAAGGGCTTTTTCGGTCTGAGCCGCAACCGGCTCGCGGCGACCTCGCTGCTCAACGGCCTGCCGGTCACGGTCAAGACCCTGCAATCGGGCGAGGGGCTGGTGGCGAGCCAGATCAAGCTTCAGAACAAGGATCTCAAGACCGCGTCGATGATCCGCAACGGCACGGAGCAGGGTTTTGCCGAGCAGACGGCTGCGACCGAAGCGCTGAAGGGGCGCATGGGCGAGATTGACCAATATAATGTCAAAGCCACGACCAACGTGAATTTCGACACGGGCAAGGCAGTGTTGTCGGCGCAGGCGAAGAATGATCTCTGTGCCGCGGCGAACACGGCCAATGGCATGAGCAACGCCCTGTTGCTCGTTGTGGGCTATACCGACTCTACCGGCAGCGAGGATTTCAACCAGGAACTGAGCGAAAAGCGGGCCGGCCGCGTCGTCAACTATCTGCAACAGGCGTGCGGCTGGAAGCCCTATCGCATGTTGACCCCCACCGGCATGGCCGAAGCCGATCCGATGGCCAGCAATGACACGATCGAAGGCAAGGCCCAGAATCGCCGCGTCGCGGTGAACATTCTGGTCAGCAAGGCCGTCGACGGCTTCTGA
- the phoB gene encoding phosphate regulon transcriptional regulator PhoB: MARAKMLLVEDDAALAELLIWHFKREDFDVAHTVDGEEALLMAQENTPDIVLLDWMVESLSGIEVCRRLRRMNGTANVPIIMLTARGEEEDRVRGLETGADDYVTKPFSPRELVARVGAVLRRVRPALAGETLTFADVEMDTVGHKVRRGGQVVPLGPTEFRLLKHFLEHPGWVFSRERLLDSVWGQDSDIELRTVDVHIRRLRKAINGDGQYQDIIRTVRSAGYALDTEGMG, translated from the coding sequence ATGGCAAGAGCCAAGATGCTGCTGGTCGAGGATGACGCGGCGCTCGCCGAACTGCTGATCTGGCATTTCAAGCGCGAGGATTTCGACGTGGCCCATACGGTCGACGGCGAGGAAGCGCTGTTGATGGCGCAGGAAAATACGCCCGACATCGTGCTGCTCGACTGGATGGTCGAAAGCCTGTCGGGGATCGAGGTGTGTCGCCGCCTGCGCCGCATGAACGGCACCGCCAATGTGCCGATCATCATGCTGACCGCGCGCGGCGAGGAAGAGGATCGGGTCCGGGGTCTGGAAACCGGCGCGGACGATTATGTGACCAAACCCTTCAGCCCCCGCGAACTGGTGGCGCGGGTCGGAGCGGTGCTGCGCCGCGTGCGGCCGGCGCTGGCCGGCGAAACGCTGACCTTCGCCGATGTCGAGATGGACACGGTGGGCCACAAGGTGCGGCGCGGCGGTCAGGTGGTCCCGCTCGGCCCGACCGAGTTCCGCCTGCTCAAGCATTTTCTGGAGCATCCCGGCTGGGTCTTTTCGCGCGAGCGGCTGCTCGACAGCGTGTGGGGCCAGGACAGCGACATCGAACTGCGCACGGTGGACGTGCATATCCGGCGGTTGCGCAAGGCGATCAACGGCGACGGGCAGTATCAGGACATTATCCGCACCGTGCGGTCGGCCGGCTATGCGCTCGATACCGAGGGCATGGGCTGA